Proteins encoded by one window of Clostridium cagae:
- the asrB gene encoding anaerobic sulfite reductase subunit AsrB — protein sequence MSKNEYIPFLSEIKEVIKHTDVEYTFRMEFCGDVKPGQFFEVSLPKFGEAPISVSGIGENTVDLTIRRVGKVTNEIFNNYVGDKLYLRGPYGNGFNINEYKGKDLIIVAGGTGLSPVKGVVDYFSNNIEEVNSFTLISGFKSPKDILFKSDIKDWDEKINLIITVDNADENYDGKVGLVTKYIPELDIKDLNNVAVIVVGPPMMMKFTVAGFLKLRIEENNIWISQERKMCCGIGKCGHCKIDDTYICLDGPVFNYSKGKSLLD from the coding sequence ATGAGTAAAAATGAATATATTCCTTTCTTATCAGAAATTAAGGAAGTTATTAAACATACTGATGTTGAATATACTTTCAGAATGGAGTTTTGTGGTGATGTAAAACCAGGACAATTTTTTGAAGTATCATTGCCTAAATTTGGAGAAGCACCTATTTCAGTAAGTGGTATTGGAGAAAATACTGTTGATTTAACAATAAGAAGAGTTGGAAAAGTTACTAATGAAATATTCAATAATTATGTAGGCGATAAATTGTATTTAAGAGGTCCTTATGGAAATGGATTTAATATTAATGAATATAAAGGAAAAGATTTAATTATTGTTGCAGGGGGAACAGGATTATCTCCAGTTAAAGGTGTAGTTGATTATTTCTCAAATAATATAGAAGAAGTAAATAGTTTTACTTTAATATCAGGATTTAAATCACCTAAAGACATTTTATTTAAATCAGATATAAAAGACTGGGATGAGAAAATAAATCTTATTATTACAGTAGATAATGCTGATGAAAACTATGATGGAAAAGTAGGTTTAGTTACTAAATATATACCAGAACTTGATATAAAAGATTTAAATAATGTTGCTGTTATTGTAGTTGGACCACCTATGATGATGAAGTTTACAGTTGCAGGATTTTTAAAACTTAGAATAGAAGAAAATAATATATGGATTTCTCAAGAAAGAAAAATGTGCTGTGGAATAGGAAAATGTGGACACTGTAAAATAGATGATACGTATATTTGTTTGGATGGACCTGTTTTTAATTATTCAAAAGGTAAGTCTTTACTGGACTAG
- a CDS encoding spore coat protein CotJB has translation MYEKDLLDSIRIYQFCGVELNLFLDNFPDNEDAKKDYDTVSAKLTCLINEYEKNFSPLTNFGTSFKEDPRSWIEKPWPWENDD, from the coding sequence ATGTATGAAAAAGATTTATTAGATAGTATAAGAATTTATCAATTTTGTGGTGTTGAGCTAAATTTATTCCTTGATAATTTTCCTGATAATGAGGATGCCAAAAAAGACTATGATACAGTATCAGCTAAATTAACTTGTTTAATTAATGAATATGAAAAAAATTTTAGTCCTTTAACTAATTTTGGTACTTCCTTTAAGGAAGATCCACGTTCTTGGATAGAAAAACCTTGGCCTTGGGAAAATGATGATTAG
- the asrA gene encoding anaerobic sulfite reductase subunit AsrA, with translation MGYKLKKTDVNNIFDNLLTEYDIYAPKLFLGEGTYSDTDRVRYGKVENIDEIVFDRKAEYSSKEILLPISETLFFFTEDEVKEASTTKKGAVIFLRSCDLHAIKRMDDIYLKNGYEDFYYKRLREKTKFILMGCEKSFEKCFCVSMETNKTDEYAAYLKIVDDKVYVDAKEEEFIKLFSIGESIEVKPDFVNENNKKVSVPENLSLDIINSKMWEDYSARCIACGRCNFVCPTCTCNTMQDIFYSDNGKVGERRRVWASCQVDGFTEMAGGHTFRADKGQRMRFKVMHKVYDYKKKWGYHMCVGCGRCDDICPEYISFSNCVNKLENGMKEVSSNE, from the coding sequence TGTAAACAATATATTTGATAACTTATTAACAGAATATGATATATATGCACCTAAGTTATTTTTAGGAGAAGGAACTTATTCTGATACAGATAGAGTTAGATATGGAAAAGTAGAAAATATAGATGAAATAGTTTTTGATAGAAAAGCAGAGTATTCATCTAAAGAAATTTTATTGCCGATATCTGAAACTTTATTTTTCTTTACAGAGGATGAGGTGAAAGAAGCTAGCACTACTAAAAAAGGTGCAGTAATCTTTTTAAGAAGTTGTGATTTACACGCTATAAAACGCATGGATGATATTTATTTAAAAAATGGGTATGAAGATTTTTATTATAAAAGATTAAGAGAAAAGACTAAGTTTATTTTAATGGGATGTGAAAAGTCATTTGAAAAGTGTTTTTGTGTAAGTATGGAAACTAATAAAACTGACGAATATGCTGCATATCTAAAAATTGTAGATGATAAAGTATATGTTGATGCTAAAGAGGAAGAATTTATAAAATTATTTTCAATTGGTGAAAGTATAGAAGTTAAACCCGATTTTGTAAATGAAAATAATAAAAAAGTGTCAGTGCCAGAAAATCTTTCATTAGATATTATAAATTCAAAAATGTGGGAAGATTATAGTGCTCGTTGTATTGCATGTGGTAGATGTAATTTTGTTTGTCCAACTTGTACTTGTAATACAATGCAAGATATATTCTACAGTGATAATGGAAAAGTCGGTGAAAGACGTAGAGTATGGGCTTCATGTCAAGTAGATGGATTTACTGAGATGGCGGGTGGACATACTTTTAGAGCTGACAAAGGACAACGTATGAGATTTAAAGTTATGCACAAAGTATATGATTATAAAAAGAAATGGGGATATCACATGTGTGTTGGATGCGGTAGATGTGATGATATTTGTCCAGAATATATATCTTTCTCTAATTGTGTAAATAAATTAGAAAATGGAATGAAAGAGGTGTCTTCTAATGAGTAA
- the asrC gene encoding sulfite reductase subunit C, with protein MDLNTKKIKKNAFRVTKVRGLTASRVRVPGGHLQADLLGKIQEISQIYGNGSVHITTRQGFEIPGIKYEDIDKVNELLQPIIESLGINQEIPGKGYTSAGTRNVSACIGNNVCPFANYNTTNFAKRIEKAIFPNDLHFKVALTGCPNDCIKARMHDFGIIGMTEPQYDKDRCVSCGACVRACKKKSVDALKAVNYKIVRNEEKCIGCGECVINCPTGAWTRSKEKYYKLVIMGRSGKRNPRLAEDFLIWADEQSIIKIILNTYKFVDMYIDKSAPGGKEHIGYIIDRVGFEEYKKWALEGIEFLEKTIVKQCVYWNGVHF; from the coding sequence ATGGATTTAAATACAAAAAAAATCAAGAAAAATGCTTTTAGAGTTACTAAAGTAAGGGGATTAACTGCTTCTAGAGTTAGAGTTCCAGGAGGACATTTACAAGCAGATTTATTAGGCAAGATACAAGAAATATCTCAAATATATGGTAATGGAAGCGTGCATATAACAACACGTCAAGGTTTTGAAATACCAGGAATAAAGTATGAAGATATTGATAAAGTAAATGAATTACTACAACCAATTATAGAAAGCTTAGGTATAAATCAAGAAATACCAGGGAAGGGATATACATCTGCTGGAACTAGAAATGTATCAGCATGTATTGGTAATAATGTTTGCCCATTTGCAAACTATAATACAACTAATTTTGCTAAAAGAATAGAAAAAGCAATATTCCCTAATGATCTGCACTTTAAAGTAGCACTTACAGGATGTCCAAATGATTGTATAAAAGCTAGAATGCATGATTTTGGAATAATAGGAATGACTGAACCACAGTATGATAAAGATAGATGTGTAAGCTGTGGAGCATGTGTAAGAGCATGTAAGAAAAAATCAGTAGATGCACTTAAAGCTGTTAATTATAAGATAGTACGAAATGAAGAAAAATGTATTGGATGTGGAGAATGTGTTATAAATTGTCCTACTGGTGCATGGACAAGAAGCAAGGAAAAATATTACAAATTAGTTATAATGGGTAGAAGTGGTAAGAGAAATCCACGTCTTGCTGAAGATTTCTTAATTTGGGCAGATGAACAAAGTATAATTAAAATAATATTAAATACTTATAAATTTGTGGATATGTATATAGATAAAAGTGCTCCAGGTGGTAAAGAGCATATAGGATATATCATAGATAGAGTTGGATTTGAAGAATATAAAAAGTGGGCATTAGAAGGAATAGAATTCCTAGAAAAGACAATAGTAAAACAATGTGTTTATTGGAATGGAGTACATTTTTAA
- a CDS encoding manganese catalase family protein, with the protein MWYYVKTLEHPINLKCKDLQMAKYLVSQYGGPDGELSAALRYLNQRYTMPTGKSKGLLTDIGTEEMAHVEMLATMIYQLMENATLDELKEAGLGGHYVDHGKALFYTDATGNPWTATYIQAKGDVIADLHEDMAAEQKARATYEHLIQLTDEQDIKDVLKFLREREVVHYQRFGEALMNVQDHLCKK; encoded by the coding sequence ATGTGGTATTATGTTAAAACATTGGAGCATCCAATAAATTTAAAATGTAAAGACCTTCAAATGGCAAAATATCTCGTGTCTCAATACGGTGGTCCTGACGGTGAGTTAAGTGCTGCTCTTAGATATTTAAACCAACGCTATACAATGCCTACTGGAAAATCCAAAGGCTTACTTACAGATATAGGTACAGAAGAAATGGCGCATGTAGAAATGCTTGCAACTATGATATATCAACTTATGGAAAATGCAACATTAGATGAACTTAAAGAAGCAGGGCTTGGTGGACATTACGTTGACCATGGCAAAGCATTATTCTATACAGATGCTACTGGAAATCCTTGGACTGCAACTTATATCCAAGCAAAAGGAGATGTAATTGCAGATTTACATGAAGATATGGCAGCAGAACAAAAAGCTAGAGCAACTTATGAACATTTAATTCAATTAACTGATGAACAAGATATTAAAGATGTTTTAAAATTCTTAAGAGAAAGAGAAGTTGTACACTATCAAAGATTTGGTGAAGCTTTAATGAATGTTCAAGATCATTTATGTAAGAAATAG
- a CDS encoding spore coat associated protein CotJA — protein MYKKDDCNFKLKEYARAFILPQPYENLFTCKEGFTKGTIFKDLYEPYDEKKKSKC, from the coding sequence ATGTACAAAAAGGATGATTGCAACTTTAAATTAAAAGAGTATGCACGTGCATTTATATTACCTCAACCTTATGAAAATCTATTCACATGCAAAGAAGGTTTTACTAAAGGAACTATTTTTAAAGACCTTTATGAACCTTATGATGAAAAGAAAAAAAGTAAATGTTAA